Proteins from a genomic interval of Paenibacillus sp. FSL H8-0048:
- a CDS encoding TasA family protein codes for MNVKKTLGLGVVSAALGLTLVGGGTFAYFSSTSTSSASFNNGTLSLKSDPSVIVNLSNLKPGDTVLRDFKLKNDGTLNIPKVVLRTSSAITDAQGDNGTHNFKDDIIVTFLVNKDKKESPLLVISLADLEKESPDLVARGILGAILGGEKSGIKAGTSDDLTIQFAFKETLQPQNYYQGDTLALTLNFEANQEKGSLK; via the coding sequence ATGAACGTCAAAAAAACATTAGGTCTCGGCGTTGTATCGGCAGCATTAGGCTTAACCCTGGTCGGCGGAGGTACCTTCGCTTACTTCAGCAGTACCTCTACTTCTTCAGCTTCTTTTAACAACGGAACCCTATCATTGAAATCTGATCCCTCTGTCATTGTTAATCTCAGTAATCTCAAGCCGGGAGATACAGTCTTACGGGACTTCAAGCTCAAAAATGACGGAACGCTCAATATTCCCAAAGTGGTACTGCGCACCTCGTCCGCCATTACAGACGCCCAAGGTGATAACGGTACGCATAATTTCAAGGATGATATTATTGTGACCTTCCTAGTAAACAAGGATAAAAAGGAATCACCGCTTCTGGTCATCTCGCTGGCCGATCTGGAGAAGGAGAGTCCCGATCTGGTGGCCCGGGGAATTCTCGGAGCAATCTTAGGCGGAGAGAAATCCGGCATCAAAGCCGGTACCTCGGATGACCTGACCATTCAATTCGCCTTCAAGGAGACCCTCCAGCCGCAGAACTATTATCAGGGCGATACGCTTGCGCTGACGCTGAATTTTGAAGCCAACCAGGAAAAAGGCAGTCTCAAATAA
- the sipW gene encoding signal peptidase I SipW: MRIRKIAGTIISTLILIVFLVLITAVVISKASGGEPSFFGYQIKTVLSGSMEPGIQTGSIVAIKPGGDMTRFQKGDVITFLNPDNILITHRVVDAELNSALGQASYITKGDNNDAADTAPVSSTNVVGEYTGVTVPYVGYAMSFAVSKAGSVVLMIIPGLLLLLYALYSSWKAVAALEKKNVASSAASGGGPDSLTDLVQ, encoded by the coding sequence ATGCGCATCCGAAAAATAGCAGGTACGATCATCTCCACACTGATTCTGATTGTGTTCCTCGTGCTGATCACAGCCGTTGTGATCTCCAAAGCCTCCGGCGGCGAGCCCTCCTTCTTCGGCTATCAGATTAAGACGGTTTTGTCCGGCTCCATGGAGCCAGGCATCCAGACCGGTTCCATTGTGGCCATTAAGCCGGGCGGAGACATGACGCGGTTCCAGAAGGGCGATGTGATCACTTTTCTGAATCCGGATAATATTCTGATCACCCACCGCGTGGTCGATGCCGAGCTGAACAGTGCGCTGGGGCAAGCCAGCTATATCACCAAGGGCGACAATAATGATGCAGCCGACACCGCGCCCGTCAGTTCCACGAATGTGGTAGGTGAGTACACCGGCGTAACCGTCCCCTATGTGGGCTATGCCATGAGCTTCGCAGTCTCCAAAGCCGGCAGCGTAGTGCTGATGATTATTCCCGGGCTGCTTCTGCTCCTCTACGCGCTGTATTCTTCCTGGAAGGCCGTTGCGGCACTGGAAAAGAAGAACGTGGCTTCATCCGCAGCCAGCGGAGGCGGGCCGGATAGTCTGACTGACCTCGTCCAATGA
- the odhB gene encoding 2-oxoglutarate dehydrogenase complex dihydrolipoyllysine-residue succinyltransferase codes for MSEIKVPDLGESISEGTIYKWLVKEGDTVGQGDVLAELETDKVNLEISAEEDGVISSILRQAGENVAVGEAIGIIGIIGSAAGAAAASKPAADSVPQGGSAPAAAASAAAPEPAAAVTAPAAAEGAAAGTAALASPGARKLARERGIDLGEVSARDPIGRIGQADVDGHSAAGPQAAAQAAPAARPEPAKPAPPAAGKAPHAEDGKATERKRMSRRRLTIASRLVEAQQTAAMLTTFNEVDMTAILDIRKRRKDAFKEKHEVGLGFMSFFTKAVIGALKAYPMLNAEIDGEDLLLKKYYDIGIAVAAKEGLVVPVVRDADRLSFPEIERRIGELASKARANTLSLPELQGGTFTITNGGVFGSLLSTPILNTPQVGILGMHKIQLRPIALDEERTVNRPMMYIALSYDHRIVDGSEAVSFLVRVKELLEDPESLLLEG; via the coding sequence GTGTCCGAGATAAAAGTACCCGATTTGGGCGAATCGATTTCCGAAGGAACGATCTACAAATGGCTGGTTAAAGAGGGCGATACTGTCGGCCAGGGGGATGTGCTTGCCGAGCTTGAGACTGACAAGGTCAATCTCGAGATCAGTGCGGAGGAGGACGGCGTCATCTCCTCCATCCTGCGCCAGGCGGGCGAGAACGTTGCCGTTGGCGAAGCCATCGGCATCATCGGCATCATCGGCAGCGCCGCTGGAGCAGCTGCTGCCAGCAAGCCGGCAGCAGACAGCGTTCCGCAGGGCGGCAGCGCGCCTGCTGCTGCCGCAAGTGCCGCAGCGCCTGAACCGGCCGCTGCGGTAACGGCTCCAGCCGCCGCCGAAGGTGCGGCGGCAGGCACTGCGGCCCTGGCCTCGCCGGGGGCGCGCAAGCTGGCGCGGGAGCGGGGCATCGACCTCGGCGAGGTCAGTGCCCGCGACCCAATCGGCCGGATCGGTCAGGCCGATGTGGATGGTCATAGCGCCGCCGGGCCGCAGGCCGCTGCGCAAGCGGCTCCGGCGGCGCGGCCGGAGCCGGCGAAGCCCGCGCCGCCGGCAGCGGGCAAGGCGCCGCATGCCGAGGACGGCAAAGCCACCGAGCGCAAGCGCATGTCGCGGCGGCGGCTGACGATTGCCAGCCGCCTGGTCGAAGCGCAGCAGACGGCTGCGATGCTGACCACCTTCAACGAGGTGGACATGACCGCGATTCTCGACATCCGCAAGCGCCGCAAGGATGCCTTCAAGGAGAAGCACGAGGTTGGACTCGGCTTCATGTCCTTCTTCACCAAGGCAGTCATCGGCGCGCTCAAGGCTTACCCGATGCTGAATGCGGAGATCGACGGGGAAGATCTCCTGCTGAAGAAATATTACGACATCGGCATTGCCGTAGCTGCCAAGGAAGGCCTGGTTGTACCGGTCGTCCGCGATGCCGACCGGCTTAGCTTCCCTGAGATCGAGCGGCGGATCGGCGAGCTGGCCTCCAAGGCGCGGGCGAATACGCTCAGCCTGCCGGAGCTTCAGGGTGGAACCTTCACGATCACGAACGGCGGAGTATTCGGCTCCCTGCTGTCCACACCGATCCTCAACACCCCGCAGGTCGGCATTCTCGGCATGCACAAGATCCAGCTGCGCCCCATCGCGCTGGATGAGGAACGCACGGTCAACCGTCCGATGATGTACATCGCCTTGTCCTACGATCACCGGATCGTGGACGGATCAGAAGCGGTCAGCTTCCTGGTCAGAGTCAAGGAATTGCTGGAGGACCCGGAATCTCTGTTGCTGGAAGGTTAA
- a CDS encoding 2-oxoglutarate dehydrogenase E1 component gives MAVKEPYNDTVWSKYYGPNLGYIQERYEQFVKDPSSVEQHYRDLFTVSGPPPLAPDAERAPRPAVSADAQWLKKAVKASKLIANIRIYGHMAADIDPLERSTNPMAKWLELETYELTREDLNALPASLIWDNAPADVHTAMDAVHRMRQAYTQTIAYEFGHVHDERELRWLNSQAESMTSPAPLNNTERKELLKRLVQVEHFETFLHKTFVGQKRFSLEGNDALVPMLDEIVRAAAHDGAEHILMGMAHRGRLNVLAHILGKPYDIIFSEFHHSPNKELFPSEGSMGVTYGWSGDVKYHLGADRAVREGETVRTRITLANNPSHLEFVNPVVEGFTRAAQEERNAPGLPKLNTSKAMAVLMHGDAAFPGEGIVAETLNIGKLQGYQNGGTVHIIVNNRIGFTTESEDSRSTHYASDLAKGYEIPVVHVNADDPEACIAAVRLASAYRHMFKKDFLIDLIGYRRHGHNEMDDPETTQPIVYGKVRNHPTVYRSYAERLQREKVVTADDVKNMIAEAESVLQQAFDQMKEGKQKNAESKTVVALDNDSLQQRPTAFPLAGLQEINRELLRVPAGFKVYPKLERILQRRKDALNDGERVDWALAETLAFATILKDGTPIRLSGQDAQRGTFAHRHLVLHDSENGELYAPLHQLSDAGASFGVYNSPLSEASVLGFEYGYNVFAPETFVIWEAQYGDFANAAQVIIDQFISAGRAKWTQRSNLTILLPHGYEGQGPEHSSGRLERFLQLSAEENWTVANLTTAAQYFHLLRRQAALCGQPDARPLVIMAPKSLIRNTRSTSAGADLASGTFQAVLPEPLLGSKPEAVKRLVVCSGKVAIDLQTELEATRGQDFSWLHILRMEQLYPFPERELGTHLSGFSSLEEIVWVQEEPKNMGGWTYAESRLRAIAPQKVTVQYIGRPDRSSPASGYADVHSFEQRRIVREALKLNAAVQAPVPSS, from the coding sequence ATGGCAGTCAAAGAGCCCTATAACGACACAGTATGGAGCAAATACTACGGCCCCAACCTGGGCTACATCCAAGAAAGATATGAGCAATTTGTCAAGGACCCCTCTTCTGTTGAACAACATTACCGCGATCTCTTCACCGTATCCGGTCCCCCTCCGCTGGCACCCGATGCCGAGAGGGCTCCAAGGCCTGCCGTATCAGCAGATGCGCAGTGGCTCAAGAAGGCTGTCAAGGCCTCGAAGCTGATCGCAAATATTCGAATATATGGCCATATGGCTGCAGACATTGATCCGCTGGAGCGCAGCACGAACCCGATGGCCAAATGGCTGGAGCTGGAGACCTACGAGCTTACCCGCGAGGATCTTAATGCTCTGCCTGCTTCGCTGATCTGGGATAATGCCCCTGCGGATGTGCATACCGCGATGGATGCCGTCCATAGAATGCGTCAGGCCTATACCCAGACCATTGCCTATGAATTCGGGCATGTACACGATGAACGCGAGCTGCGCTGGCTCAACAGCCAGGCGGAATCAATGACCTCCCCTGCCCCGCTGAATAATACAGAGCGCAAGGAGCTGCTGAAGCGGCTGGTTCAGGTGGAGCATTTCGAGACCTTCCTGCACAAGACCTTCGTCGGGCAGAAACGGTTCAGCCTGGAGGGCAATGATGCCCTCGTGCCGATGCTGGATGAGATTGTGCGGGCCGCCGCGCATGACGGCGCAGAGCATATCCTGATGGGCATGGCCCACCGCGGAAGACTTAATGTGCTGGCTCATATTCTGGGCAAGCCCTATGATATTATTTTCTCGGAATTCCATCACTCGCCGAACAAAGAGCTGTTCCCTTCGGAAGGCTCTATGGGTGTGACCTACGGCTGGAGCGGTGATGTGAAGTATCATCTCGGGGCTGACCGCGCCGTCCGCGAAGGCGAGACCGTTCGCACCCGGATCACGCTGGCCAATAACCCGAGCCATCTTGAATTTGTCAATCCTGTCGTCGAGGGCTTCACACGCGCCGCACAGGAAGAGCGCAATGCTCCGGGACTGCCTAAGCTGAACACAAGCAAGGCTATGGCTGTGCTGATGCACGGCGATGCCGCCTTCCCTGGCGAAGGTATTGTCGCTGAGACGCTTAATATCGGCAAATTGCAGGGTTATCAGAATGGCGGTACCGTGCATATTATCGTCAATAACCGGATCGGCTTCACCACAGAGAGCGAGGACTCCCGCTCCACCCATTATGCCAGCGACCTGGCCAAAGGGTATGAGATTCCGGTCGTGCACGTCAATGCCGATGACCCGGAAGCCTGTATTGCCGCTGTCCGTCTGGCCAGTGCTTACCGCCATATGTTCAAGAAGGACTTCCTGATTGATCTGATCGGCTACCGCCGCCACGGGCATAATGAAATGGATGATCCCGAGACAACTCAACCGATTGTGTACGGCAAAGTGCGCAACCACCCTACCGTCTACCGCTCCTATGCGGAGCGTCTTCAACGCGAGAAGGTGGTCACTGCCGATGATGTGAAGAACATGATTGCCGAGGCTGAGAGTGTCCTTCAGCAGGCCTTCGACCAGATGAAGGAAGGCAAGCAAAAGAATGCGGAGTCTAAGACCGTCGTCGCGCTGGATAACGATAGTCTCCAGCAGCGTCCTACAGCCTTCCCTCTGGCCGGTCTGCAGGAGATTAACCGCGAGCTGCTGCGCGTACCGGCCGGCTTCAAGGTCTATCCGAAGCTGGAACGGATTCTGCAGCGCCGCAAGGATGCACTGAATGACGGAGAGCGGGTAGACTGGGCGCTGGCAGAGACACTTGCCTTCGCTACGATCCTGAAGGACGGCACGCCGATCCGCCTCAGCGGACAGGATGCACAGCGCGGCACCTTCGCCCACCGCCATCTGGTGCTGCACGACAGCGAGAACGGGGAACTCTATGCTCCACTGCATCAGCTGAGTGATGCCGGCGCTTCCTTCGGCGTCTACAACAGTCCGCTGTCCGAGGCCTCTGTCCTTGGCTTCGAATATGGTTATAATGTGTTCGCACCGGAGACTTTCGTTATCTGGGAAGCTCAATACGGAGACTTCGCCAATGCCGCTCAGGTCATTATTGACCAGTTCATTTCCGCCGGCCGCGCCAAGTGGACGCAGCGCAGCAATCTGACGATCCTGCTGCCTCACGGCTACGAGGGCCAAGGACCAGAGCACTCCAGCGGTAGATTGGAACGGTTCCTCCAGCTCTCCGCCGAGGAGAACTGGACTGTAGCCAACCTGACCACTGCTGCGCAGTATTTCCATCTGCTCCGCCGTCAGGCCGCGCTCTGCGGACAACCGGATGCCCGGCCGCTGGTGATCATGGCGCCGAAGAGCCTGATCCGTAACACGCGCAGTACCTCAGCCGGAGCAGACCTCGCTTCGGGCACCTTCCAGGCGGTTCTTCCCGAGCCGCTGCTCGGCAGTAAGCCGGAAGCCGTGAAGCGCCTCGTGGTATGCAGCGGCAAGGTGGCCATCGACCTGCAGACAGAGCTTGAGGCGACGCGCGGACAGGACTTCTCCTGGCTGCACATTTTGCGCATGGAACAGCTCTATCCGTTCCCGGAACGCGAGCTTGGTACTCACCTTAGCGGCTTCAGCTCTCTGGAGGAGATCGTCTGGGTACAGGAGGAACCGAAGAATATGGGCGGCTGGACGTATGCCGAATCCCGGCTGCGCGCCATCGCACCGCAGAAGGTCACTGTCCAGTACATCGGACGTCCGGACCGTTCCAGCCCGGCCAGCGGCTACGCAGATGTCCACAGCTTCGAGCAGCGGCGCATTGTACGGGAAGCCCTGAAATTGAATGCTGCAGTGCAAGCACCTGTACCGTCTTCCTGA
- a CDS encoding LytS/YhcK type 5TM receptor domain-containing protein produces the protein MCLFVLSRVPRFKEIFAKGIHAPQELAIVTIIFSLFAIFGTYSGINVEGSLVNVRIIAIIAGGILFGPWVGLITGVLSGVHRFLIDIGGVTSLPCLITSITAGVVSGIIYRRTSPERRWIAAIAAGMACEALTMLLILVMADPHSLGVDIVSKIAFPMIMGQICAGLIVTLVQSVEGEKERIAAKQSKLALDIANKTLPYFRSINPESLRTICGIIQKDIGADAVAITDTRVILAYVGVGEEYYAEANEIISEETKQTLSSGEITIRDDDTEYMNRDIRSLIIIPLKEKGEVTGSLKIYYTHAHKITYSLQAMAVGLSQIISTLMEVSRVEGIKEMANKAELKALQTSINPHFLFNALNAIISSIRIDPDKARELIVNLSGYMRYNLELTDESIDIRRELQQVQHYVEIEKARFGSRLSVLYDIDEVAVRIPSLVIQPLVENAIIHGILKGKGNGTVEISVKDHGDSVRVRIADTGAGISEETIAKVYSGSMEGNKIGLNNVHQRIKLIYGKGLTIRRLAKGTEIYFDVMKEQR, from the coding sequence ATGTGTCTATTCGTTCTGAGCCGGGTGCCGCGGTTCAAGGAGATTTTTGCCAAAGGGATTCATGCCCCGCAGGAGCTGGCGATTGTCACAATCATCTTCAGCCTGTTCGCCATCTTCGGAACCTACAGCGGGATTAATGTGGAAGGGTCTCTGGTCAATGTGCGGATTATCGCCATTATAGCCGGGGGGATTCTGTTCGGCCCTTGGGTCGGGCTGATTACCGGGGTCCTCTCGGGCGTACACCGCTTCCTGATCGATATCGGCGGGGTTACCTCGCTCCCGTGTCTGATTACCAGCATTACAGCCGGTGTGGTATCCGGGATTATTTACCGGCGCACTTCGCCTGAACGGCGCTGGATCGCTGCCATTGCTGCCGGGATGGCCTGCGAGGCACTGACGATGCTGCTGATTCTGGTGATGGCTGATCCCCACTCGCTGGGGGTGGACATCGTGTCGAAGATTGCTTTTCCAATGATAATGGGGCAGATCTGTGCTGGTCTGATCGTTACGCTTGTACAGAGTGTAGAAGGGGAGAAGGAACGGATTGCCGCGAAGCAGTCCAAGCTGGCGCTGGATATTGCCAATAAGACGCTTCCGTATTTCCGCAGTATTAATCCTGAGTCGCTGCGTACCATCTGCGGAATCATCCAGAAGGATATCGGGGCGGATGCGGTGGCCATTACCGATACCAGAGTCATTCTGGCCTACGTGGGTGTCGGGGAAGAATATTATGCCGAAGCTAATGAGATTATCAGTGAGGAGACGAAGCAGACGCTGAGCAGCGGGGAGATTACCATCCGTGACGACGATACCGAGTACATGAACCGGGACATCCGCTCGCTGATCATTATTCCGCTGAAGGAGAAGGGGGAGGTGACGGGATCACTCAAGATCTACTATACCCACGCGCATAAAATCACCTATTCCCTCCAGGCTATGGCTGTAGGGCTCTCACAGATCATCTCCACGCTGATGGAGGTGTCACGGGTTGAGGGCATCAAGGAGATGGCCAATAAGGCTGAGCTGAAGGCATTGCAGACCAGCATCAACCCGCATTTTCTGTTCAATGCGCTGAATGCGATCATCTCCTCGATCAGGATCGACCCGGACAAGGCGCGCGAGCTGATTGTCAATCTGTCGGGGTATATGCGGTACAATCTGGAGCTGACCGATGAGTCTATAGATATCCGGCGCGAGCTGCAGCAGGTGCAGCATTATGTGGAGATAGAGAAGGCCCGCTTCGGCAGCCGCCTGAGCGTACTGTACGATATCGATGAGGTGGCGGTACGCATTCCGAGTCTGGTCATTCAGCCGCTGGTGGAGAATGCGATTATCCACGGGATTTTGAAGGGGAAAGGAAACGGAACTGTAGAGATCTCGGTCAAGGACCACGGAGACAGTGTAAGGGTGCGAATTGCCGATACCGGAGCGGGGATCAGTGAAGAGACGATTGCAAAGGTCTACAGCGGAAGCATGGAAGGCAACAAAATCGGCCTCAACAACGTGCACCAGCGTATCAAGCTGATCTACGGTAAAGGTCTGACCATCCGGCGGCTGGCTAAGGGGACGGAAATCTATTTTGATGTGATGAAGGAGCAGCGATGA
- a CDS encoding helix-turn-helix domain-containing protein — MGGRIHKLRLEKGYSLSELADKADVAKSYLSNVERNIQSNPSIQFIEKIADALQVSIHALLYGGLAETEEQALDGEWFRLVQEAMASGISKREFKEFLDYQKWRMEQKDN, encoded by the coding sequence ATGGGAGGCCGCATCCACAAACTCCGGCTGGAGAAGGGCTATTCGCTATCCGAGCTTGCGGATAAGGCTGATGTGGCGAAATCATATCTCAGTAATGTAGAACGCAATATTCAATCCAACCCCTCCATTCAATTCATCGAAAAAATCGCTGACGCGCTTCAGGTATCCATTCATGCACTGCTGTATGGCGGACTGGCAGAGACGGAAGAACAGGCTCTGGACGGGGAATGGTTCCGGCTGGTTCAGGAGGCCATGGCCTCCGGTATAAGCAAACGTGAATTCAAGGAATTCCTTGATTACCAGAAATGGCGGATGGAACAAAAGGACAATTAA
- a CDS encoding anti-repressor SinI family protein, whose amino-acid sequence MSNQGNDELQAVDLDLEWVHLLMSAKQAGIAAEEIRRFLSEKALQAM is encoded by the coding sequence ATGTCCAACCAGGGGAATGACGAGCTGCAGGCAGTAGATCTGGATTTAGAATGGGTGCACTTGCTGATGTCTGCCAAGCAGGCGGGGATCGCGGCGGAGGAGATCCGCCGGTTTCTAAGTGAGAAGGCGCTCCAGGCGATGTAA
- a CDS encoding TasA family protein yields MGIKKTLGLGVASAALGLSLIGGGTFAYFSSTATSTATFAAGTLKLGSSFNTPVALTNLKPGDYTVRTFTLSNDGTLDIKFLKLATTYTVTDAKGDNAGQDLGDHFKVKLLDNTYTGGSLSGHVLSEISLKDLKNTPSYDLVAAGVLPGGIAAAGSKTFKIAFEFVDNSQDQNIFQGDGLALNWTFDALQGLGEAK; encoded by the coding sequence ATGGGTATCAAAAAAACATTGGGTCTTGGCGTAGCATCGGCGGCACTGGGCTTGTCTTTAATCGGCGGGGGCACCTTCGCTTACTTCAGCTCCACAGCCACCAGCACGGCAACCTTCGCCGCAGGTACGCTGAAGCTCGGCTCTTCCTTCAATACTCCGGTAGCGTTGACGAATCTGAAGCCGGGAGACTACACCGTCCGCACCTTCACCTTGTCCAATGACGGCACACTGGATATCAAATTCCTCAAGCTGGCCACCACTTACACCGTAACCGATGCCAAGGGCGATAACGCGGGCCAGGATCTCGGAGACCACTTCAAGGTCAAGCTTCTCGATAACACGTACACCGGCGGTTCACTAAGCGGTCATGTGCTGTCCGAGATCTCCCTGAAGGATCTGAAGAACACCCCCAGCTACGATCTCGTAGCAGCAGGTGTACTGCCAGGAGGGATTGCCGCAGCCGGGTCCAAGACCTTTAAGATCGCCTTCGAGTTCGTAGACAACAGCCAAGATCAGAACATTTTCCAGGGTGACGGCCTAGCTCTGAACTGGACCTTCGATGCACTTCAAGGACTGGGAGAGGCCAAGTAA
- a CDS encoding LytR/AlgR family response regulator transcription factor: MRAIIVEDEVLARQELTYLIQTHSRIKIAAEFEDGLDALKYLQTDTVDVIFLDINIPSIDGVLLAHNISRFAVKPYIVFITAYKEHAAEAFEIEAFDYILKPYSETRIRAMLQKLEGAIAAGSRQGEEGPVKLGSDKVNLWKNEKIIVVDADEIYYASAQEKTTSVITKGEEYSMALSISEFHTRLPQEQFFRCHRSYLVNLSKIKEIIPWFNNTYLLRLRDLNAEVPVSRSKVKEFRQIMRL; the protein is encoded by the coding sequence ATGAGAGCGATCATTGTCGAGGATGAAGTGCTGGCAAGACAGGAGCTTACGTATCTGATTCAGACCCACAGCCGGATCAAGATTGCGGCGGAATTCGAGGACGGGCTGGATGCGCTGAAGTACCTGCAGACGGATACGGTGGACGTGATTTTCCTGGATATCAATATCCCTTCGATTGACGGGGTGCTGCTGGCCCATAATATCAGCCGGTTCGCGGTCAAGCCGTATATTGTGTTCATTACAGCTTATAAGGAGCATGCCGCCGAGGCGTTCGAGATTGAAGCGTTCGACTATATTCTGAAGCCTTACAGCGAGACGCGGATCAGAGCGATGCTGCAGAAGCTGGAGGGGGCCATTGCGGCCGGGAGCCGCCAGGGGGAAGAGGGGCCGGTGAAGCTGGGCAGCGATAAGGTCAATCTGTGGAAAAATGAAAAGATTATCGTCGTCGATGCAGACGAGATCTATTATGCTTCGGCGCAGGAGAAAACAACGAGTGTGATTACCAAGGGGGAGGAATACAGCATGGCCTTAAGTATCAGCGAATTCCATACCCGTCTGCCGCAGGAGCAGTTCTTCCGCTGCCACCGCTCCTATCTGGTCAATCTGTCCAAAATCAAGGAAATCATCCCCTGGTTCAACAATACCTATCTGCTCCGGCTGCGTGATCTGAATGCCGAGGTGCCAGTCAGCCGCAGCAAGGTGAAGGAATTCCGGCAGATTATGCGTCTCTAG
- a CDS encoding nucleotidyltransferase family protein: MKLHNEPDILRLVKEDDWMMGILALAAVPQLPDWWVCAGFVRSKIWDVRHGYKERTPLQDIDVIYYDRSDLREETEKLWETQLKEQHPGIPWSVKNQARMHKVNDLKPYRSSTDAMSMFPETATVLGLSLREDGEVILSAPHGVEDVLELVVRPTPYFAANPHLWPVYEKRIASKNWQRIWTGLRVLPAGKR, translated from the coding sequence ATGAAGCTTCATAATGAACCGGACATTCTCCGGCTGGTGAAGGAAGATGACTGGATGATGGGAATTCTTGCCTTGGCCGCCGTGCCGCAGTTGCCGGACTGGTGGGTCTGCGCCGGGTTTGTGCGCTCCAAGATCTGGGATGTGCGACACGGATATAAGGAGCGGACCCCGCTTCAGGATATTGATGTCATCTATTATGACCGTAGTGACCTGCGGGAGGAGACGGAGAAGCTCTGGGAGACACAGCTGAAGGAGCAGCATCCCGGAATCCCCTGGTCGGTCAAGAACCAGGCGCGAATGCATAAGGTGAATGACCTGAAGCCTTACCGGTCCTCCACGGATGCCATGTCCATGTTCCCGGAGACCGCCACAGTGCTCGGCCTCTCCCTCCGTGAAGACGGCGAAGTCATTCTCAGCGCTCCCCATGGCGTAGAGGATGTGCTTGAGCTGGTGGTGCGGCCCACGCCTTACTTCGCCGCCAATCCGCATCTCTGGCCTGTCTATGAGAAGAGGATAGCCAGCAAGAATTGGCAGCGCATCTGGACCGGTCTGCGGGTCCTTCCGGCCGGGAAGCGTTAG
- a CDS encoding L-lactate MFS transporter: protein MTDTASKRWLIVLGTVIMQMGLGTIYTWSLFNAHLVSTFGFELSSVSITFSITSFALAFATLFAGKLQDRFGLRRLTAASGILLGLGLILSSQASSLPMFYLLAGVVVGYADGTAYITSLSNLMKWFPKNKGLISGVSVGAYGTGSLIFKYINGGLIESAGVSNAFLYWGLIVMMMILIGSLLIREAPAAAPAVTAAGNRASSASGAALLPKDYTVKEMLRTKEAYLLFVIFFTACMSGLYLIGIVKDIGVQLAGMDVATAANAVAMIAIFNTAGRLILGALSDRVSRTKLISITLAVTAVAMFTLSYAALSYGLFFACVAAIAFCFGGNITVFPAIVSDFFGLKNHSKNYGIIYQGFGIGALSGSFIAAFLGGFKPTFNIIGLLCILACILAVSLKPPVARAAKAKGMSLKPSRHTA from the coding sequence ATAACGGATACAGCCAGTAAACGGTGGCTCATCGTACTAGGTACAGTAATTATGCAAATGGGACTCGGTACCATCTACACCTGGAGCCTGTTCAATGCACATCTTGTCAGTACATTTGGTTTTGAGCTTAGCTCAGTTTCGATAACGTTTTCTATTACCAGCTTTGCTTTGGCCTTCGCCACACTGTTCGCAGGCAAGCTGCAGGACCGGTTCGGTCTCCGCAGACTGACTGCAGCCTCCGGCATACTGCTGGGGCTGGGGCTGATTCTGAGCTCGCAGGCCAGTTCCCTGCCGATGTTCTACCTGCTGGCTGGCGTAGTGGTCGGGTATGCGGACGGAACGGCGTATATTACTTCGCTGTCCAACCTGATGAAGTGGTTCCCGAAGAATAAAGGACTGATCTCCGGGGTGTCCGTGGGCGCTTACGGAACGGGCAGTCTGATCTTCAAATACATCAATGGCGGCCTGATTGAATCGGCGGGGGTGTCGAATGCTTTTCTATACTGGGGCCTTATCGTTATGATGATGATCCTCATCGGCTCGCTGCTGATCCGGGAGGCTCCGGCTGCTGCGCCTGCTGTAACTGCTGCGGGAAACCGGGCATCGTCCGCTTCCGGGGCGGCTCTGCTGCCCAAGGATTATACCGTGAAGGAAATGCTTCGCACGAAGGAAGCGTACCTGCTGTTCGTGATCTTCTTCACCGCCTGCATGAGCGGCCTCTATCTGATCGGTATCGTGAAGGATATCGGTGTGCAGCTGGCGGGTATGGATGTGGCGACGGCGGCGAATGCTGTGGCGATGATCGCTATTTTCAACACGGCTGGACGCCTGATTCTTGGCGCATTATCCGACCGGGTAAGCCGGACCAAGCTGATTAGTATCACGCTGGCGGTAACGGCTGTGGCGATGTTTACCCTCAGCTATGCCGCGCTGAGCTATGGCCTGTTCTTCGCCTGTGTGGCGGCTATCGCCTTCTGCTTCGGCGGTAACATTACCGTCTTCCCGGCGATTGTCAGTGACTTCTTCGGCCTGAAGAATCACAGTAAGAACTACGGCATTATCTATCAGGGCTTCGGGATCGGCGCGCTGTCCGGTTCGTTCATCGCCGCCTTCCTCGGCGGGTTCAAGCCCACTTTTAACATCATCGGGCTGCTGTGTATTCTGGCTTGTATCCTGGCGGTTTCACTGAAGCCTCCGGTAGCCAGAGCAGCCAAAGCCAAGGGAATGAGCCTGAAGCCTTCACGGCATACGGCTTAA